The region GATATCCAATTATAGCATGAATATGACTATTTCTATTTATTAATACATTTATATTTTCTTTTTTTAAATTAAATAAATAATAAGCTTCTATAACTTCCAAACCTTTATTTACCATCGTTGCAGAATCGATAGTTATTCTTTTTCCCATTGACCATACCGGATGGTTTAAAACATCCTTTACTGTAACATTGTTTAACTTATTCAATGGCCAATCTCTTAGAGCTCCCCCAGATGCTGTAATTATTATTTTTGAAGGTTTAACATCACCTTTTTCTAATTGAAATAAAGCACTATGCTCACTATCTACTGGTATAATTTCAGTATTATATTTTTTAGCATACTCAAATAACATATCACCACCACAAACTATTGATTCTTTGTTAGCTAATCCTATTCTTTTAGCAATTTCGATTGCTTTTAATGTGTGTTTAATACCAACAGATCCTCCTGTTGCGACTAAAACAAAATCAGGATCTGCTTTTTCTAACATTTTTATAGTTGAATCTTTTCCAATAAAAATCTGTGTTTCATTGAATTTTTCAATTTCTCCAAATTCCAATGATGCATATTTAGG is a window of Marinitoga hydrogenitolerans DSM 16785 DNA encoding:
- the dxr gene encoding 1-deoxy-D-xylulose-5-phosphate reductoisomerase yields the protein MKIAITGVTGSIGTQTLDVLRFLKKKNFNFELVGISAGKNKNRLIEIIKEFSPKYASLEFGEIEKFNETQIFIGKDSTIKMLEKADPDFVLVATGGSVGIKHTLKAIEIAKRIGLANKESIVCGGDMLFEYAKKYNTEIIPVDSEHSALFQLEKGDVKPSKIIITASGGALRDWPLNKLNNVTVKDVLNHPVWSMGKRITIDSATMVNKGLEVIEAYYLFNLKKENINVLINRNSHIHAIIGYPDGVMKFHYGIPDMKNPIAYSITYPDRLYEYKYPDLILEPIIFEKIDYNRYPSLKLAFDILGNQKLQIVYNAADEISVQMFLNGEIRYTEIYKSIYQAIEYFDKKRIQINNFDDIISLDNKVKEYLINLYTL